One Alligator mississippiensis isolate rAllMis1 chromosome 1, rAllMis1, whole genome shotgun sequence genomic window carries:
- the EDARADD gene encoding ectodysplasin-A receptor-associated adapter protein isoform X2 — MTEKYPVQDTALPKDEEYLTDQVTLEIASVNIRSLTSDSGLIQQPEEDDSQNHTGQSLSELKKSCKENGTCSLCLFRAPTISDLLNDEDLLYKMRIKLDPCHPTVKNWRNMASKWGMTYDELCFLEQKHQSPTLEFLLRNSDRTVEQLIDLCKFYQRNDVVKVLLEWVENEWPKRRSRTYQNDL, encoded by the exons ACAGAAAAGTATCCTGTTCAAGATACTGCACTACCTAAAG ATGAGGAGTACCTAACAGATCAAGTTACATTGGAAATAGCATCTGTAAACATCAGGAGTCTTACATCAGATTCTGGCCTGATACAACAG CCAGAAGAGGATGACAGTCAAAACCATACTGGACAATCACTTTCAG AGCTGAAGAAATCCTGCAAAGAAAATGGCACCTGCTCCTTATGTTTGTTCCGTGCTCCAACAATCAGTGACTTGCTTAATGATGAGGACTTATTGTACAAAATGAGAATAAAATTGGATCCATGTCACCCAACAGTGAAAAACTGGAGAAATATGGCAAGCAAATGGGGGATGACCTATGATGAATTGTGTTTCCTGGAACAGAAGCACCAGAGTCCTACCTTGGAGTTTTTGCTACGGAATAGTGACAGAACTGTAGAGCAATTGATAGATCTGTGTAAATTTTATCAAAGAAATGATGTTGTAAAAGTGCTGCTGGAATGGGTTGAGAACGAATGGCCAAAAAGGAGGAGTAGAACATATCAGAATGACCTCTAG